The sequence below is a genomic window from Acropora palmata chromosome 5, jaAcrPala1.3, whole genome shotgun sequence.
TTCCCCTATAATCATTGAGCACGTTTGAGTCTCAttgaaaaaattcatttctgaTGGATGGGTCAGGCTGTTGCTCACCAGGAGATAAGGACGTCATGTAGTATAAGGACGCAAATTGTCATTATCTTGGAGTGTGAGAGCCTGAGAGTGCATATGAGAAGAAAAGACGGGATATTTTTAAGTCATAACCATTTTAGCTTGCGACCGCTTAATTAAACCTCTTAATTACTGAAAACAAATAGATAAGCCACACTACAGTATATTGCAATTGCAGTAATTACGTATCGTAATTATTGTGTTACAATCGTTGTGGAGGGATGGCGCAGAGACGAAAGCTCTCGCCTTACGTACACCAGTGTGGCCTGGGTTTGATTCCGCCCTCGTAGTTTTGCTTGATTAAATCCACTTTGATTATACCATTCAGCGCTTTTGGATCACGCTTCGCCGAGGACGACCTCTTTCTAAATCTACTCCCAGGAAAGCGTTATCACTTCTATTTTTATATCAagttgttcttttcttttctttttttgggcTTCTTGATTAAACAGCTTGGATAGCTTTTGCAGCGTTTATGCCATTGACCATTATTTTGACGGAAAGAAAGGGTTGACATAAGATCAGAAGTTTCGTCCTTTTTGCCGGGAGCGATTGCCTTCAATACCGTCACCCATCAGTCTCTGAGTTTCCCGTATCCCGCATCCCGCTTGCAAGGCCTTAAGTTTTTGCAGATCTCTAAGTATCCCTTTCAGTCTCTcggttttcctttcttctctCTTCTATCCTCAAATCACTCCTCAAGGGGCTAGTTTTTGCTTTCCCCTTTTTCGTGTATCCTCCCAttctaaaagaaatttcaGCAAGCATAGTTTGCATGGTGTACAGCCAAAACGTTTCGGAAATAACCTACAAGCAGGCTTCAAGAACAAACTCTATTAGAAACGATTTGAGCCAGTGACACAGAAGGTGCTTTTTATTGAGCAAGGACCAACCCCATAGTTGCAGATTCCAACGGAGCCAATCTAAGTTTCTTCGgacaaaatttttaattcGAAGTACTCATTACAAATCAGTGAAAGTGTGATTAAAATACCGACTTAGAGGAGACGTGAACAAGTCTCTAATTTTGGCGAGAGGGAAAAGAGCGGACAAAGTAACTCGTACGCGAAAGACAGGAGGACACACGACCTGACGTGACAGCCCAGAAAACTCCCTCGCTTCCTTCGAGTATCGCGCGCTGCACACGTGTATTTTGCCTGGCTTGGTGTGGAACGCTAGATCTGCAAGAAGACAAATTCCGTGGTGGTCAGAAGTTAATTAGTTTGCGTAATTTTAATCCTGTGTTCAAACACCTAGACTCATTCATTACAAGCTTTCCCGTTAAACCGTTAATTGATTAATTACCGATTTCAAGCTAtatttgtagttgttgtttttttttttaacacccTGGGAGGTGTCTGAGTTCTTGCACCAGaccttttttaatttctttagaGATGCACTTTGAGCATCGCGAAGTaaacaattccttttttttttaaacatgagGATTTCAGTATTGGTGTGGTTCGTTGACGTTGGCTCATAGAGAGTCACGAGATTATTTAAAGCTATTTCCGATGGTTCAGTCTTGGGTGATTTTCTGGTGTCGCCCACTAACCGTATTGCATAAACCCACCCTCACCCCTCTGGCTGGGGAGCCTGTTGGTAGGATGATGGCGGAAACGCCAATTAAATCCTctcttcagaaaaaaatattttttgtgcaAATGTGAGCTACATGATTGGTTGTATCTTCAGTTAGTGGTGTTCTTCAATGGACAGTTTGATGTGACTGGATTAGCAGAAACACTGATTTATGCCCTTCGCGCTCCGcccaaaacaaattaatgctGCTCTTGCCTGAGGTCGGTTTACTgggcaataaaataaacacatcTAAGCTGGAGCAATATGACTATAGCCAATAGGTCCATAGCCgcttttattgaaacaaacaaacaaacaagaatgAATTCTGTTATAATATGTTCGCCTAGTAAGGTGCGGGCCAAGAAAACTTGCCAACATTTGACATACACTATAAGAAAATGGGGAAGGAGCACATGGCTCGTCAGTTTATGTGATTTGCCAAAAACCCGGAAAGGGGGGTGGACATAATGGCCTTTGATACCTGACTCAAACCTAGTCCCCCTCGATTATCAAGAGAGGACATAGCTATACTATTTGAGCccaaatattttgaattaaaGTAGAGAATGTTATTCCGGAGAGGACGGGAAAAAATATAACGACCTAAATGACGCGGgtgcatgtttttgttttgttgtttttatcttaattattttcttatacCACGAGCGTGCTTGCCACGAAAGTTAACCAAAATTTGCCACTTTAAAATCCTTAATTTGGTGCCTGgaggttgtttttttttctgaccttTGCCTAATTTGCAGATATTCTCtctttttattcttgtttcttATAAACAGATAAGGCAAAAGCCTGTCAGTTGTTTAGACTTGTGCTGGCCACGGTCACGCGTGAGCCTCGTAGCTGTCACATGGAGTGTTGTGACGAAGATTATTGTAACACAATGACTCCGCTTATCACCAAATACAGTGGAATCTCCGAAGCAAGTCAGAAAACAGCAGTGGCAGTGGCATACTCAAGTGCTCATCACAACTCACTACAACTGATTAActtttttgcaattgcgttACGTCTTTGCTGGACAGTTCTTGCAAATAATTGAAGATTTGCCAAAAGCCGCGCCTGATTTAAAGGCATGCCAATGAATGAAAATATGTAATTGTAAAATCTTGCGTGGCATTTAATGAAAGTCTATAAGGTTACACGTGGAAGCCTGACAACATTGCTTTCTaatatattaaaaacaaaaatcttcCCGCTTAATCAAAATAAGGGATACGTTTGCTGCGAGAGTGTTTTCGTTGAGTTTCGAAAGACGTATTTCTCTTTGCTTACTTTTTTGCATTAATATAGTCTGCTCTTTGATTAGCGTCAAAATCTTGCTCGTCACTTGCAAGCATTCGTTTTTAAAAGTGATCTGTCATTTTAGTGCATATGATTCTTATTCGTTACTGGACCTTGGGAAGTAGAATGTGCTGCGCGCACAATCTGAGCACGCCTAATTACGTGACTTTCACCTTCCTTAGAATTATGACTTCGACTgcaaatttttgtcaatttacAGGTgcctttttttgctttgttttgtcgtagtttttttatttatcttttttggttttgtttggattgactgactgactaattgattgattgattgattgattgattgattgattgattgattgattgattgattgattggttggttgactgattgattgattgattgattgatttgtGAGTATTCCCCGATATTCCTTCATCCAGTCATTAGTGGTAACTACAAGCTTTCATTAGTCAACGAAGGAGAAACGGTGTTATCGTGTCAGAAACATTACCCCTCCTTGGGGCTAAAATTCATTTCTAATAGAGAAGGACTGAAATCCATgatatcttttattttcaaaacaaacggaaaaacgaaagaaaacaatcaacTATATTTTCGTGTTGCAAGCAATATCGTATGACCAAGAGAGGATAAGCCTTTAATCTCTCTTATTGTCATTGCTAGTTAGCTAATGAACAGGCGAGCCTCGGACATTGTTCCTGAAATAATTATCCAATTCTATGCCGTAAAAATAAGCAACAATGCTCCTGGGAAACTAAATGCCCTTGAAACTTGCGAGTTGCAATAATTACTACAAGACGTAaacgattttgttttccccaAAGCAGATCATATGGTAATACCCTAGCAAACTGATCCTTTGAAATATCACCTTCTGCACGTGCCTGATGTGTTCTCATGCACGATTTCAGTAAACGGAGCAAAATTATTCTCCCGAGAATATCACGTgcctgtattgggaaaacaagaCAAAGCTAGAAAGCTCAATCGTTTGGTTTTTGTCACGTTcgtgtttattttcacacaGTGATAGTTACGGGACTGGCTATTAAGTAATAATTCAAATCAACGAAACAGTATGGCTTGTTTATAGTGAACCAGTCATTTGAACCCCTTAGTGACCCCTCACCCCTCACCGATTATAAATTTGAATACGCCATGAGTGGTGCTTAGCTTACTGAGAGTAAAAGTGAATGCATCCCACTAATCTCTCAGGTACTACAtatgctgtgattggttgatttagcggTCTGTATTCTTAAGTACGGACCGCTCGACTTCGTTTTGTGCTTTCTAGTTCGATTGAATTTCTAAGAGATATAATCAACGTCTTACCAACCTCGTTTTCTCGGCCCATACTGTACGTTACGTCACCTTGtctttccacttcaattcatggccCTCTTGCTTCGCACTGGGGccataaattgaagtggaTAAATCGCAGTCCGTTACAGAAATTACTTTAAGTACGCCCCTCGAAATCGGTTAGCCAGAGGTGTGCACTCTAGTGGAGGTCGAGGTAAGACTGCTGTATTGTTTGACCATTTGTATTTATAACACTTGATACATAAATGAGTAGCATTTTGCTCGCATTTCATCAACAGAAGTGTGATTTTCTACGAGGTCTCGACGAATAAGTTTCCACTTCTTCtcgttttccatttttgttaTCTTCTCTCGGTAGCCAAACTTTGTGCGGCTTTCCTCGAAATTTTCATGATCATAGATTTCGTTGAAGACGTCTTCTCGAAGAGTAAATCCAATAATCCCAcctcaaaggaaaaaagaaaagtagaaaAGTGAATCACTACAATTGCATTCTTTGATTTCACGAGTTAAGGAAACAAATCCAGCCACAAGGCTGTCAAAGTTGGTTGGAAGATGTATACTAGGGGGAGAAGAGGGAAAATATAAACTTCCCGCTCCCCACATCCCGCTGTTCCCGATCCTGTTCCTTTCTTTAATAAGTTAATATTTTTCTGATTGTTCTtccagtttttttaatttttctctgtATGGTTTAAAcggaaacaaaaatattttgtattcTCTATTGTGATTTTCACTCAAATCAAAGTCGTTATCATAACCAAGAAACGCTGTGAACCACATACAAGCAGTTTCTCAATCGACCAGAGAAATTTCAGTGGTCAGTGAATCGCCATTACAAAAGTGAATCGCACTAGAGCAGGTCTCAAAACCTAAAATAATTAGTCACGCAAAGGGAATCTTAAAAACTATCCGTTCACCTGGTTTTACGATTCTTACGATCTCATCTAAAGCAACTGGTTTTACGTGTCCAACTGTCAGGGTGCCAACGCAAATCGCGGCATCGTATTGGTCATTTTCAATACCGGGAATCGGTTTCTCGCCCAACGCAACACAAAACATGTTCTTGTAAATATTCAGCTTTTTGGCTTCGTCCAGCATCTTCTGAGAAATATCTAAGGCGTCTATGTTGCTGTAACCATGGTCACGAAGAACGTTCCCAACTAATCCAGTTCCAGCACCAACGTCTAGGATTCTCAGGTCTGAAGTTCTGTCGTTGTTTATTTCTTGTAGAAGTTGGTGGAATAATGGAGTGCAAGTCTTGAATGCTACATAACCAGCCTCGCCAGTCACCTTTTGAAGAAGTAAACAAATGAGCAATGCCATGTTCTCTAACCGCAAGCGGTTTTCGACTAACACCGTTACGAACCCGCAGTCTTCGTTTTCAGTAAAGTTTATTTCGTTCCCTGAATGAACGGTTTGCCTATAACACGTGAATCTGATTATGAGCACCAGTTATGATAACCTTCTTAACATTGCaatacaaacaaagaaaagggagagaatttgcaatatttttacaaACATTCGTCTAACAAACCTTATCGTATTTTTCATCCACGTCATCAAAAATCCTCTTCACTTGCTCATCAGAAGAGTGAGCGTTCAATGTAAGCAGCTTTCCTCTGTAAAAGCTATCCATCTCTTCCATTGTCAGTTTAGTTTCTCGGCGTTCCTGGAATTAGACGGAGGTAGAGCAGTATTCAAGTGATTCTCGAAAGTtattacgcgattgcgattgcgattgctaggGTTAGTAGATGGCTAAAAAGTCTGGCGccaatttttcaatcaatgaCAAGCAAAACCAGTTGCATCTTGTAAGCGCGATGTTTCTCGCTCTTTGCGCaagtttcaaataatttcctGAAATTCTGACTGGTTTATCGCGCTGTTCTCTCCTGATGGTATTGGTATTCTTTTGGTACTGGTTTTTGGTCACCTTCTACGGtgatttgaaaaccgctctgaGGCAACGCGACTGCAAAAAGTGACGCGCGTGAGATGAGCGCGTGCACAATTCTCGTCTACAATCTACTTTTGAAGTCTTCAGGTcaaaatagggagcttaggCAATGACAAGACTTCACTCTTATTTGCgacataaaaaaattgtttgaagtCTTGCGGCATTAAAAGAGAGAAGTAACAGGCGAAACATTTAACTGAACTGGCATGAACGTATTAAAGAGTTGCGTTTTAGCAACGTGCTCCGACGTTTTCTACAGgacttcaaattcaaagtcGGTCCGTTTCACGTCGTTAGGAAAAGGCATTTCCTactaataattaacaattggACGAGGTTGGGCAgcatatcgtgatttgtcagtggcgagcagatcaattatttgccgaagctgaaggctgaggcaaataattgaacTGCGAGACACtaacaaatcacgatattttgcgataGCCGAgtttaataattgttttatcattcgaaCACCgctcttttgatcaactaaatatgTGAAATCACGGCACTCTCTGCCTGCTCGGGGAACCGATCCGTCATTTTCAAACAAGAGCGTAGTTTCAATTACGCGTGAgcaaaatattatttgcagcaaaacacttattgGCAGGTCACGTGGTAAGCTCTCGGCCgatgaaaaggaagaaaaaaatccatcgaatgataataataatttcccTACATTtccctaatagggagcttagcaaggacgacggcaacggcgaCGACGACGCCGGAAAACAACAGGGAgcaagcaaacacgacgtcgacggaagcgagatcGTCATCTgcaaatgtaacttcgcgtttctgcaatcatttttcaattattcaaagtcattatgcttgaaaaatgtgtcctcactatcctggaattaaattggaaccagcgcttgggacataagcgaacaaaattgaacaattgtCATCTTATGCTCgtgtcgtccacacaactgcaaaacaggtcatttcacgtagtagaaagaacgagaacgtcttcaaaatgtcaaaagatgaaaaatgcacgtgcaaagcgtgcaaaaatactgtttttcattgccaaatatgtaaatttgtgaGTTTTTCGTTAATTGGcaagaatggttttcatgtaaaggctgagaatgaaagatttactgcggGATCGGACATAAGTGGAAATGGAAGGaattgatttaaaattttgagagaaaattaaatattatgGGTTGTATTCTCAAGTTTTCGTCAAAATCGGAACTGTGGCAGTTTTACATTACTGTTTCGCAGAGGGGGGCACGGGATTGCTCCAAAGTGCGTGCCCGCACGTGTAGCACGCTTATATTTCCTTGTTTAACCAAACTAATTCTTAACTAGTGGCGTTATCGTTGCCGGTTCTCATCTTCGATACCAAACCTCCTTCTAACTAAATTGAGATTGACAAGTATCGAAAATTCCTCTAAATTTTCGAGTCTTTGTCTGCCCCATAGAATTGTTTGAATTTGTACTTAGGGGAATTGTCAGAATAACGCTCAGTCTACAACCTACATAATCAACACAAAGCCATTCCTTGTAAAGTTGTCCCACGGAACACGGCACATGCCCGACTCCGACGCTCCAAGTAATTTCACCGGGATAATTTGGAATTCGAacaaggcaaaacaaaagctgtcctcaaaacaaaattatttttggttgATTGAGGAAAACACTTAGCCGGGTTTCCATCCAATCGTCCCGACCCGGCACTCAAAGT
It includes:
- the LOC141880839 gene encoding putative skeletal organic matrix protein 2 — encoded protein: MNALFSLALLLFHSTVLSVAIKCYHCIENTWSECQQKQTKVTCDDPFPPGNSHCYSVSGEYDNGTVIRGVVARGCVDCKDKAKACQLFRLVLATVTREPRSCHMECCDEDYCNTMTPLITKYSGISEASQKTAVAVAYSSAHHNSLQLINFFAIALRLCWTVLANN
- the LOC141880838 gene encoding demethylmenaquinone methyltransferase-like isoform X1, which encodes MERRETKLTMEEMDSFYRGKLLTLNAHSSDEQVKRIFDDVDEKYDKVTGEAGYVAFKTCTPLFHQLLQEINNDRTSDLRILDVGAGTGLVGNVLRDHGYSNIDALDISQKMLDEAKKLNIYKNMFCVALGEKPIPGIENDQYDAAICVGTLTVGHVKPVALDEIVRIVKPGGIIGFTLREDVFNEIYDHENFEESRTKFGYREKITKMENEKKWKLIRRDLVENHTSVDEMRAKCYSFMYQVL
- the LOC141880838 gene encoding malonyl-[acyl-carrier protein] O-methyltransferase-like isoform X2 is translated as MEEMDSFYRGKLLTLNAHSSDEQVKRIFDDVDEKYDKVTGEAGYVAFKTCTPLFHQLLQEINNDRTSDLRILDVGAGTGLVGNVLRDHGYSNIDALDISQKMLDEAKKLNIYKNMFCVALGEKPIPGIENDQYDAAICVGTLTVGHVKPVALDEIVRIVKPGGIIGFTLREDVFNEIYDHENFEESRTKFGYREKITKMENEKKWKLIRRDLVENHTSVDEMRAKCYSFMYQVL